One window of the Zea mays cultivar B73 chromosome 3, Zm-B73-REFERENCE-NAM-5.0, whole genome shotgun sequence genome contains the following:
- the LOC103649930 gene encoding uncharacterized protein isoform X1 — protein MAAPKPIWVRQAEEAKLKSEAETAAAAKAAFDATFKALAAASGDDYNDVDPAPPSPAELTSTDSDDDAPALPGPVDPSKCSAAGPGIAGGSAGTPSTFTVVAKDRHSRRLTAGGARVHVRVSPAAGVGGDDLEGTVKDNGDGSYTVTYVVPKRGNYMVHVELDGVSVMGSPFPVFFSGSTATPSAAFPTALPAVSSAYPNMVNQTMPNMPNYTGAPSSAFPSLLGAMPSSTAGSSGGVILPGVGASLGEICRDYMNGRCTKVETDCKFTHPPQQLLMSLLAATTSVSALGHAPLAPSAAAMAAAQAIMAAQALQAHAAQAKAAGGTSGSTNKADEADALKRTVQISNLSPLLTVDYIKQLFGFCGKVVDCVMTDTKQIVYVEYSKPEEATAALELNSKSVGGRPLNVEMAKALPPKANNNLPMMMQQAVQLQQIQFQQALMMQQSIAAQQAAARAATMKSATEAAAARAAEISRKLKAEGFGGDNMEEKDAKGKSGSPSSPTRRSKSRSRSPIKYRRSRRSRSYSPPVGRSREHRSRSPSRSRHSKHGSDRSHRDDKDMYSRSGRRESERSRDHHSSRSRRNRSKSRSPRHKKPSRVDSRSPKKQRLESLSPSKSRSARAGSRSPRHHKGSKSSPTSDRHSRHSRHSRSRSLDRKHHHSDKKDSRKSEIQDDRRSHRGSRRDKDESSVKDDGERSHRGSRRDKDESSVKDDGERSHRGSRRNKDESSVKDDGERSHRGSRRDKDESSVKDDGERSHRGSRRGKDESSVKDDGERSHRGSRLDKDESSVKDDGERSHRGSRRDKDESSVKDDGERSHRGSRRDKDENSVKDDGERSHRSSRGDNDGRSVKDPVEDKRVDSNAVAHKRSSEDEILNNNSSNHKKHRHEVGLEVDEGNDVCPAVADPNGKHETGVGGSLGGAAESAI, from the exons ATGGCGGCGCCCAAACCGATCTGGGTGCGCCAGGCTGAGGAGGCAAAGCTCAAGTCCGAGGCGGAGACCGCTGCCGCCGCCAAGGCCGCCTTCGACGCCACCTTCAAGGCCCTCGCTGCCGCGTCTGGTGACGACTACAACGATGTCGACCCCGCCCCACCCTCCCCAGCCGAGCTCACCTCCACCGACTCGGACGACGATGCTCCGGCCCTGCCAGGCCCGGTCGACCCGTCCAAGTGCTCCGCCGCGGGGCCTGGCATCGCTGGCGGCTCTGCCGGAACGCCCTCCACTTTCACCGTCGTCGCCAAGGATCGCCACAGCCGGAGGCTCACCGCCGGTGGGGCGCGCGTGCACGTGCGTGTCTCGCCCGCTGCGGGAGTCGGCGGGGACGATCTCGAAGGCACTGTCAAGGACAACGGGGACGGATCCTACACGGTCACCTACGTCGTCCCCAAGCGCGGCAACTACATGGTACACGTTGAGCTTGACGGCGTCTCCGTCATGGGGAGCCCCTTCCCCGTCTTCTTCAGCGGTTCCACCGCCACACCATCAGCCGCTTTCCCCACCGCGCTACCTGCTGTCAGCTCTGCCTACCCCAACATGGTTAACCAGACCATGCCTAATATGCCCAATTACACAGGCGCGCCCTCCAGTGCCTTCCCCAGCCTCCTCGGGGCCATGCCTAGTTCCACCGCTGGGTCCTCGGGCGGAGTCATCCTGCCAGGGGTTGGTGCTTCACTGGGGGAGATATGCCGGGACTACATGAACGGGAGGTGCACAAAGGTGGAGACTGACTGTAAGTTCACCCATCCACCGCAACAGCTGCTGATGTCGTTGCTTGCTGCCACGACTTCTGTCAGTGCTCTCGGGCATGCGCCCTTGGCGCCCTCTGCGGCTGCCATGGCAGCTGCTCAGGCCATCATGGCTGCCCAGGCACTGCAGGCACATGCTGCACAGGCCAAAGCTGCAGGTGGAACTTCAG GCTCAACAAACAAAGCTGATGAAGCTGATGCCCTGAAGAGAACAGTTCAAATTAGCAACCTGAGTCCACTTCTTACTGTGGATTATATTAAACAGCTATTTGGATTTTGTGGTAAAGTTGTTGATTGTGTCATGACAGATACAAAGCAGATTGTGTATGTTGAGTACTCCAAACCTGAAGAAGCAACTGCAGCATTGGAGCTCAATAGCAAGAGTGTTGGTGGTCGTCCATTGAATGTGGAGATGGCTAAAGCTCTTCCTCCTAAAGCAAATAATAACTTGCCTATGATGATGCAGCAAGCCGTTCAGTTGCAACAGATACAATTCCAGCAGGCACTAATGATGCAACAGTCAATAGCAGCCCAACAGGCTGCTGCACGTGCTGCCACCATGAAATCTGCCACTGAAGCAGCTGCAGCAAGGGCTGCTGAGATAAGCAGGAAGTTGAAGGCAGAGGGCTTTGGTGGGGACAACATGGAAGAAAAGGATGCCAAAGGGAAGTCAGG ATCACCATCTTCCCCTACTCGTAGATCAAAATCTCGGTCAAGATCACCTATCAAGTACCGTAGGAGCAGACGATCCCGCTCCTACTCTCCCCCAGTTGGACGCTCAAGGGAGCATCGATCACGATCACCATCAAGATCTCGCCACTCAAAGCATGGTAGTGATCGATCACATAGGGATGATAAGGATATGTATAGCAGGTCCGGGAGAAGGGAGAGTGAACGATCCCGTGATCATCATTCATCTCGTTCAAGGAGGAACAGAAGCAAAAGTAGAAGTCCAAGGCATAAGAAGCCCTCCAGAGTTGACTCTAGGTCACCCAAGAAACAAAGACTCGAAAGTTTAAGCCCATCAAAATCAAGGTCGGCTCGGGCTGGTTCAAGGTCACCACGACATCATAAGGGAAGCAAATCATCGCCAACTAGTGATCGTCATTCTCGCCATAGCAGGCATTCAAGGTCCAGATCTCTTGACAGAAAGCATCATCACAGTGATAAAAAGGACAGCAGAAAGTCTGAGATTCAGGACGACAGAAGATCTCATAGAGGCAGCAGACGCGACAAAGATGAAAGTTCAGTGAAGGATGATGGGGAAAGATCTCATAGAGGTAGTAGACGCGACAAAGATGAAAGTTCAGTGAAGGATGATGGGGAAAGATCTCATAGAGGTAGCAGACGCAACAAAGATGAAAGTTCAGTGAAGGATGATGGGGAAAGATCTCATAGAGGTAGCAGACGCGACAAAGATGAAAGTTCAGTGAAGGATGATGGGGAAAGATCTCATAGAGGTAGCAGACGCGGCAAAGATGAAAGTTCAGTGAAGGATGATGGGGAAAGATCTCATAGAGGTAGCAGACTCGACAAAGATGAAAGTTCAGTGAAGGATGATGGGGAAAGATCTCATAGAGGTAGCAGACGCGACAAAGATGAAAGTTCAGTGAAGGATGATGGGGAAAGATCTCATAGAGGTAGCAGACGCGACAAAGATGAAAATTCAGTGAAGGATGATGGGGAACGATCTCATAGAAGCAGTAGAGGTGACAACGATGGAAGGTCTGTAAAAGATCCAGTGGAAGATAAAAGGGTGGATAGTAATGCTGTCGCACATAAGAGGAGCTCTGAAGATGAAATCCTGAACAACAATAGTAGTAACCATAAGAAACATAGACATGAAGTTGGTTTGGAAGTTGATGAAGGAAATGATGTGTGCCCTGCTGTAGCAGACCCTAATGGGAAACATGAAACTGGAGTAGGTGGATCTTTAGGGGGCGCTGCAGAATCTGCTATATGA
- the LOC103649930 gene encoding nipped-B-like protein B isoform X2, whose product MAAPKPIWVRQAEEAKLKSEAETAAAAKAAFDATFKALAAASGDDYNDVDPAPPSPAELTSTDSDDDAPALPGPVDPSKCSAAGPGIAGGSAGTPSTFTVVAKDRHSRRLTAGGARVHVRVSPAAGVGGDDLEGTVKDNGDGSYTVTYVVPKRGNYMVHVELDGVSVMGSPFPVFFSGSTATPSAAFPTALPAVSSAYPNMVNQTMPNMPNYTGAPSSAFPSLLGAMPSSTAGSSGGVILPGVGASLGEICRDYMNGRCTKVETDCKFTHPPQQLLMSLLAATTSVSALGHAPLAPSAAAMAAAQAIMAAQALQAHAAQAKAAGGTSGSTNKADEADALKRTVQISNLSPLLTVDYIKQLFGFCGKVVDCVMTDTKQIVYVEYSKPEEATAALELNSKSVGGRPLNVEMAKALPPKANNNLPMMMQQAVQLQQIQFQQALMMQQSIAAQQAAARAATMKSATEAAAARAAEISRKLKAEGFGGDNMEEKDAKGKSGSPSSPTRRSKSRSRSPIKYRRSRRSRSYSPPVGRSREHRSRSPSRSRHSKHGSDRSHRDDKDMYSRSGRRESERSRDHHSSRSRRNRSKSRSPRHKKPSRVDSRSPKKQRLESLSPSKSRSARAGSRSPRHHKGSKSSPTSDRHSRHSRHSRSRSLDRKHHHSDKKDSRKSEIQDDRRSHRGSRRDKDESSVKDDGERSHRGSRRNKDESSVKDDGERSHRGSRRDKDESSVKDDGERSHRGSRRGKDESSVKDDGERSHRGSRLDKDESSVKDDGERSHRGSRRDKDESSVKDDGERSHRGSRRDKDENSVKDDGERSHRSSRGDNDGRSVKDPVEDKRVDSNAVAHKRSSEDEILNNNSSNHKKHRHEVGLEVDEGNDVCPAVADPNGKHETGVGGSLGGAAESAI is encoded by the exons ATGGCGGCGCCCAAACCGATCTGGGTGCGCCAGGCTGAGGAGGCAAAGCTCAAGTCCGAGGCGGAGACCGCTGCCGCCGCCAAGGCCGCCTTCGACGCCACCTTCAAGGCCCTCGCTGCCGCGTCTGGTGACGACTACAACGATGTCGACCCCGCCCCACCCTCCCCAGCCGAGCTCACCTCCACCGACTCGGACGACGATGCTCCGGCCCTGCCAGGCCCGGTCGACCCGTCCAAGTGCTCCGCCGCGGGGCCTGGCATCGCTGGCGGCTCTGCCGGAACGCCCTCCACTTTCACCGTCGTCGCCAAGGATCGCCACAGCCGGAGGCTCACCGCCGGTGGGGCGCGCGTGCACGTGCGTGTCTCGCCCGCTGCGGGAGTCGGCGGGGACGATCTCGAAGGCACTGTCAAGGACAACGGGGACGGATCCTACACGGTCACCTACGTCGTCCCCAAGCGCGGCAACTACATGGTACACGTTGAGCTTGACGGCGTCTCCGTCATGGGGAGCCCCTTCCCCGTCTTCTTCAGCGGTTCCACCGCCACACCATCAGCCGCTTTCCCCACCGCGCTACCTGCTGTCAGCTCTGCCTACCCCAACATGGTTAACCAGACCATGCCTAATATGCCCAATTACACAGGCGCGCCCTCCAGTGCCTTCCCCAGCCTCCTCGGGGCCATGCCTAGTTCCACCGCTGGGTCCTCGGGCGGAGTCATCCTGCCAGGGGTTGGTGCTTCACTGGGGGAGATATGCCGGGACTACATGAACGGGAGGTGCACAAAGGTGGAGACTGACTGTAAGTTCACCCATCCACCGCAACAGCTGCTGATGTCGTTGCTTGCTGCCACGACTTCTGTCAGTGCTCTCGGGCATGCGCCCTTGGCGCCCTCTGCGGCTGCCATGGCAGCTGCTCAGGCCATCATGGCTGCCCAGGCACTGCAGGCACATGCTGCACAGGCCAAAGCTGCAGGTGGAACTTCAG GCTCAACAAACAAAGCTGATGAAGCTGATGCCCTGAAGAGAACAGTTCAAATTAGCAACCTGAGTCCACTTCTTACTGTGGATTATATTAAACAGCTATTTGGATTTTGTGGTAAAGTTGTTGATTGTGTCATGACAGATACAAAGCAGATTGTGTATGTTGAGTACTCCAAACCTGAAGAAGCAACTGCAGCATTGGAGCTCAATAGCAAGAGTGTTGGTGGTCGTCCATTGAATGTGGAGATGGCTAAAGCTCTTCCTCCTAAAGCAAATAATAACTTGCCTATGATGATGCAGCAAGCCGTTCAGTTGCAACAGATACAATTCCAGCAGGCACTAATGATGCAACAGTCAATAGCAGCCCAACAGGCTGCTGCACGTGCTGCCACCATGAAATCTGCCACTGAAGCAGCTGCAGCAAGGGCTGCTGAGATAAGCAGGAAGTTGAAGGCAGAGGGCTTTGGTGGGGACAACATGGAAGAAAAGGATGCCAAAGGGAAGTCAGG ATCACCATCTTCCCCTACTCGTAGATCAAAATCTCGGTCAAGATCACCTATCAAGTACCGTAGGAGCAGACGATCCCGCTCCTACTCTCCCCCAGTTGGACGCTCAAGGGAGCATCGATCACGATCACCATCAAGATCTCGCCACTCAAAGCATGGTAGTGATCGATCACATAGGGATGATAAGGATATGTATAGCAGGTCCGGGAGAAGGGAGAGTGAACGATCCCGTGATCATCATTCATCTCGTTCAAGGAGGAACAGAAGCAAAAGTAGAAGTCCAAGGCATAAGAAGCCCTCCAGAGTTGACTCTAGGTCACCCAAGAAACAAAGACTCGAAAGTTTAAGCCCATCAAAATCAAGGTCGGCTCGGGCTGGTTCAAGGTCACCACGACATCATAAGGGAAGCAAATCATCGCCAACTAGTGATCGTCATTCTCGCCATAGCAGGCATTCAAGGTCCAGATCTCTTGACAGAAAGCATCATCACAGTGATAAAAAGGACAGCAGAAAGTCTGAGATTCAGGACGACAGAAGATCTCATAGAGGCAGCAGACGCGACAAAG ATGAAAGTTCAGTGAAGGATGATGGGGAAAGATCTCATAGAGGTAGCAGACGCAACAAAGATGAAAGTTCAGTGAAGGATGATGGGGAAAGATCTCATAGAGGTAGCAGACGCGACAAAGATGAAAGTTCAGTGAAGGATGATGGGGAAAGATCTCATAGAGGTAGCAGACGCGGCAAAGATGAAAGTTCAGTGAAGGATGATGGGGAAAGATCTCATAGAGGTAGCAGACTCGACAAAGATGAAAGTTCAGTGAAGGATGATGGGGAAAGATCTCATAGAGGTAGCAGACGCGACAAAGATGAAAGTTCAGTGAAGGATGATGGGGAAAGATCTCATAGAGGTAGCAGACGCGACAAAGATGAAAATTCAGTGAAGGATGATGGGGAACGATCTCATAGAAGCAGTAGAGGTGACAACGATGGAAGGTCTGTAAAAGATCCAGTGGAAGATAAAAGGGTGGATAGTAATGCTGTCGCACATAAGAGGAGCTCTGAAGATGAAATCCTGAACAACAATAGTAGTAACCATAAGAAACATAGACATGAAGTTGGTTTGGAAGTTGATGAAGGAAATGATGTGTGCCCTGCTGTAGCAGACCCTAATGGGAAACATGAAACTGGAGTAGGTGGATCTTTAGGGGGCGCTGCAGAATCTGCTATATGA